A DNA window from Caulobacter mirabilis contains the following coding sequences:
- a CDS encoding MarR family winged helix-turn-helix transcriptional regulator yields the protein MRDEPDQVADVLLDLLREVERTAPGLSLGQLVMLLHILRREGVRVLELAELCGRTDAGVSRGVRAMAPAGEAGTLEPAYGLVELLRGADARARHLVPTSAGLALRDRLADIMRREPGR from the coding sequence ATGAGGGACGAACCGGACCAGGTTGCGGATGTGCTGCTGGATTTGCTGCGCGAAGTCGAACGCACCGCGCCGGGCCTGAGTCTGGGCCAACTGGTCATGCTGCTGCACATATTGCGCCGCGAAGGCGTCCGCGTGCTGGAACTCGCCGAGCTGTGCGGGCGGACCGACGCGGGCGTTTCGCGCGGCGTTCGCGCGATGGCGCCTGCAGGGGAGGCCGGCACCCTCGAGCCGGCGTATGGACTGGTCGAGCTGCTGCGGGGCGCCGACGCGCGGGCGAGGCATCTGGTCCCCACCTCGGCCGGTCTGGCGCTAAGGGACCGCCTGGCCGACATCATGCGGCGCGAGCCCGGTCGCTAG
- a CDS encoding response regulator transcription factor: MSSLAFSVSGDDRRSLTRPARSLLLVDLSEGDPHDLGVYLERQGLSVYETNSLDRLYGASLKGEFNAVALVARLPNPTVLAAIRHMNGADAPPLLVVALEGEVVERVLVLEMGADDLVGRDTEAREVLARLHRLIWRRPGADAPDPRPGSAGEAWVLKNARRALITPTGRRISLTGGDQELLNAFTRREDGLVLEQDYPRGHIRTAVCRLKRKVLLGSGVELPIQNVRGEGYRFDASLVQE; this comes from the coding sequence GTGAGTTCTCTTGCCTTCTCGGTCAGCGGCGACGACCGTCGCAGCCTGACCAGGCCCGCTCGCTCCCTCCTGCTGGTGGATCTTAGCGAAGGCGACCCGCACGACCTTGGCGTCTATCTCGAGCGCCAAGGTCTTTCCGTGTACGAAACCAACAGCCTCGATCGTCTCTACGGGGCCTCGCTCAAGGGAGAGTTCAACGCGGTGGCGCTGGTTGCGCGCCTGCCGAACCCAACGGTCCTGGCCGCTATTCGCCACATGAACGGCGCGGACGCCCCTCCGCTGCTCGTCGTCGCGCTCGAAGGCGAGGTCGTCGAGCGGGTGCTGGTCCTGGAGATGGGGGCGGATGATCTCGTGGGCCGCGACACCGAAGCACGGGAAGTGCTGGCCCGGCTGCACAGATTGATCTGGCGTCGCCCCGGAGCGGACGCGCCAGATCCTCGTCCGGGTTCCGCCGGCGAGGCCTGGGTGCTGAAGAACGCGCGGCGCGCCTTGATCACGCCGACCGGGCGGCGGATCAGTCTGACCGGCGGCGACCAGGAACTGTTGAACGCCTTCACCCGCCGCGAGGACGGACTCGTCCTCGAACAGGACTATCCGCGAGGCCATATCCGCACCGCCGTCTGCCGTCTGAAGCGGAAGGTCCTGCTGGGATCGGGCGTTGAACTGCCGATCCAGAACGTCCGGGGCGAGGGATATCGCTTCGACGCCAGCCTGGTGCAGGAATGA
- a CDS encoding sensor histidine kinase: MTDDGDFETRPWAFTRLDGMVVVLTFVFWTINALQLGARTLISPSSLNQFEGIGLARLASLATGIALTLLMWLFLRRLGETRAFAWFWRAAALGLVVCLVHTVLNGAYFWLLTDYHEQAGERFLDPRSVASTYISFLWPIMTWSALCAIIVAGDNLNRQRIRTALAQAAAQQAQLAALRLQIQPHFLFNTLNSISSLIGDGRTREADTTVLRLAAFLKHTLSAAPRELVRLESELDGQGRYLDIEEVRFPDRLRRRLAVAPDTVGAMVPSLILQPFVENAVKHGLSRSLDLMTVEIGARREGSRLWLWVSDDGPGGGVAGVRGLGRSLENAEQRLALLYGPEAALRYGPTPSGGWRVDVELPFEVAA; this comes from the coding sequence ATGACCGACGACGGCGACTTCGAAACGCGGCCATGGGCCTTCACCCGGCTGGACGGGATGGTGGTGGTCCTCACCTTCGTCTTCTGGACGATCAACGCGCTGCAGCTGGGCGCGCGAACGCTGATCTCGCCGAGCAGCCTCAATCAGTTCGAGGGCATCGGCCTGGCGCGCCTGGCCAGTCTCGCCACCGGCATAGCCTTGACGCTGCTGATGTGGCTGTTCCTGCGTCGGCTCGGCGAGACGCGAGCCTTCGCCTGGTTCTGGCGCGCCGCGGCGCTCGGCCTCGTGGTCTGCCTGGTCCACACGGTGCTGAACGGCGCCTACTTCTGGCTGCTGACCGATTATCACGAGCAGGCGGGCGAACGGTTCTTGGATCCACGCAGCGTCGCCTCGACCTACATCTCGTTCCTGTGGCCGATCATGACCTGGTCGGCCCTGTGCGCGATCATCGTCGCCGGCGACAACCTGAACCGTCAGCGGATCCGGACCGCGCTGGCCCAGGCCGCGGCGCAACAGGCTCAGCTGGCGGCGCTCCGCCTCCAGATTCAGCCGCACTTTCTCTTCAACACGCTGAACTCGATCTCCAGCCTCATCGGCGATGGCCGGACGCGCGAAGCGGATACGACCGTGCTGCGTCTCGCCGCCTTTCTCAAGCACACTCTGTCGGCGGCGCCGCGAGAGCTGGTCCGGCTGGAGAGCGAACTTGACGGTCAAGGACGCTACCTCGACATCGAGGAGGTTCGCTTTCCCGATCGCCTGCGCCGTCGTCTCGCGGTGGCGCCCGACACCGTCGGCGCCATGGTGCCCAGCCTCATCCTCCAGCCGTTCGTCGAGAATGCGGTCAAGCACGGGCTGTCGCGGTCGCTCGATCTCATGACCGTTGAGATCGGCGCGCGGCGCGAAGGCTCGCGCCTTTGGCTATGGGTGTCCGACGACGGGCCGGGAGGCGGCGTCGCCGGCGTGAGGGGGCTTGGCCGAAGCCTTGAGAACGCCGAGCAGCGCCTGGCGCTTCTCTATGGACCCGAGGCGGCCCTGCGATACGGGCCGACGCCCTCGGGCGGGTGGCGCGTCGACGTCGAGCTGCCCTTCGAGGTCGCGGCGTGA